The following nucleotide sequence is from Paeniglutamicibacter kerguelensis.
ATCTCGATCGTCAATGGCGTCAACCCGTACATTGCCACGATCCTCGCCTTCTTCGTCGGCTCACTCGCCGGCGTTGTCACGGGCCTGCTCCACACCAAGGGCAAGATCGATGGCCTGCTTGCAGGCATCCTGACGATGATTGCCCTGTACTCGATCAACCTGCGCATCATGGGCAAGGCCAACACGCCGCTGTTGGGCGAAACAACCGTCATGTCGTTCCTGCGCGAAAACAAGCTGCTGGGCACCTGGACCTCGGTTGCGCTCATGTTCCTCGGCTGCATGGTCGTCGTGGCACTGATCGTCTGGTTCCTGCGCACCGACGTCGGACTGGCCATGCGCGCCACCGGCGACAACGAGGAAATGATCCGTTCCTTCGGCGTCAGCACCGACAACCAGAAGATCCTGGGCCTGGCCATCTCCAACGGCTTTGTTGGCCTCTCCGGAGCCCTCATCGCCCAGTACCAGGGCTTCGCCGACATCGGCATGGGCATCGGCGTCATCCTGATCGGCCTGGCCTCGGTCATCGTCGGCCAAGCGATCTTCGGCCAGAAGGCCATCTGGATTGCCTGCATCGCCGTGGTCTTCGGCTCCGTCATCTACCGCCTGGTCATCCAGCTGGCGCTGAACGCGGGCTTGGAGGTCAACGACATGAAGCTGATCTCCGCAGTACTGGTTGTAGTCGCGCTGATCCTGCCACAATGGAAGGGCTTTTCGAAGTTCGGCAACCGCATCCGCATCAACGGAAAAGCGGTTGCTCCAAAGGAAGACGCGGTGAAGACCAATGCTTGAGATCAAGAACATCAACAAGACATTCTTCCCCGGCACCGTCAATGAGCGTAAGGCCCTGCGTGATGTGAACCTCACGCTCAACGACGCCGAATTCGTCACGGTCATCGGTTCCAACGGCGCAGGCAAGTCGACAATCCTGAACATGGTTGGCGGCAAGCTGCGCCCGGACACCGGTAGCGTGACCATCGCCGGCAAGGACGTCACCAGGCTTCCAGACCATGCGCGCGCCAAGTACATCGGCCGGGTCTTCCAGGACCCGATGGCCGGCACCGCCCCGAACATGTCGATCGAGGAGAACATGTCGCTGGCCCTGGGCCGCGGCAAGCTCCGCGGCCTGGCCATGGGCGTGAACAAGGCCAAGCGCGAGTTGTTCGTCGAGGAACTGAAGTCCCTTGAGCTCGGGCTGGAAAAGCGGCTCAAGTCCAAGGTGGGCCTGCTCTCCGGCGGACAGCGCCAGGCGCTGAGCCTGCTCATGGCCACGTTCTCCGGACCGAAGATCCTGTTGCTCGATGAGCACACCGCGGCGCTTGACCCGCAGCGTGCCGCCCTGGTGGCCCGGCTGACCGAGGAAATCGTCGAGCGCCACAAGCTGACCACGTTGATGGTCACGCACAACATGGAACAGGCGCTGCGCCTAGGCAGCCGCTTGATCATGATGCACGACGGTCAGATCATCCTGGACCTGGATGCGGAGCAGAAGGCCAAGATGACGGTTCCGGACCTGCTGCACGAGTTCGAGAAGATCAAGGGCGCACAGCTCGATGACCGGACCCTGCTCCAGTAGCTCCGGAACGATCAACAAGACATAAACAACGCAGGAGCCGCACCCCACCGGGTACGGCTCCTGCGTCGTCTGTGCGCCTGGCGGGAATCGCGGCGGCGCCTCACCCGGCCAAGCGCTTGCGCAGGGCAAGGACGCTGCGCGGGGTCAAGCCCATCCCGAGCACCGCCACCTCGGTTCGTCCCTCGCCGCCGAGGTGGCCGTGGAACACCAGTTCCAAGCCCTTGGCATGGGGCAGGATTTCCGTCCATGCGGGGCAGAGGTCGACGAAGATCGACAGGCTGTAGTTATGGGCCGGCGCGGAGATCACGCCGTCGCGTTCCAGCGGGGACAGGACGTCCAGACGCCACCCGCCGATGCCCGCGTTCCGGGTGACGCCCGTGATGACTCCGGAATCGCTAACGAAGGCCATGTCGGTTTCCCCTCAAGGCCAGGGCGTGATCGAGGCCGAGGCTCAGGGCCGTGACGTGGAAGGCGCCCGGCCCGGTCATGCGGAGGTAGCCGCCGAAGACGATGTAAGCCCCGACAAGCTCGTCGGCAAGCTCGAGCAGGTAGGTGGCATCTTCGGCCTCAGCCGGAACCAGGTCGACGGTCATGCCGTTCGAACACTCGGCACGCAGGCGGATGGCATCCCCGGCAACTTCGACCCCAAGGATGCGTGCCCGGTCGTGGATGAAGGCCATCGCCGACTTGTGGTTGTCCATGCGGGAGTCCGTTTCGGCGTCGTCGCTGCGCGGAAGGGAGCCTATTGCAGTGCCGAGGTGAGGCGGGCGAGGTTGTCCAGCACCGTGGAGCGCAGCGGCTGCTTGAGCCATTCGTCGAGGGTCAGCAGCCGGCTGATATCCCGGTAGTGGCCTTCGACCTCGCGCATTTGGTGCACGAAGCCGACATCGCGGACTAGCATCGAGACCTCCATGTTCAGGCCGAACGAGCGCATGTCCATGTTGCTGGACCCGATCAGGGCCACGTCGTCGTCGACGGTGAAGTGCTTGGCATGCAGGATGTAGGGCGCCGGGTACATGTAGATGCGCACCCCGGCCCGCAACAGCTCCTCGTAGTAGGAACGCTGTGCGTGGTAGACCAGAGCCTGGTCGCCGATTTCGGAGACAAACAGGTCAACCGGAACGCCGCGGGCCACAGCCGAGGTGATCGCGTACATCAGCGCCTCGTCGGGCACAAAGTACGGCGAGGTGATCACGATGCGCTGCTGGGCTGCGTGGATCATGCCCAGGAACAGGCGGAGGTTGTTCTCGCGTTCGAACCCGGGGCCCGAGGGGACCACCTGGGTGAGCATCGTTCCCCGGTCCTCCCGGTGGTCGATCAGCGACCCGCCGAGCCGGCTCAGCGAGTCGCCCGCGGCGACAAGTTCGGCGCGGCGCACGCTCTCGGTGAGCACCTCCCCGGTTTCCGAGTACCAGTCGGAAATGAACACGGCGTCCAGGGCCGCGACGCCGGGCCCGCGGAGTTCGAGGACCAGTTCCTGCCACTTGAGGCCGCGCTCGATGTTCTTCTTCACGTTGTAGGTACGGTCGATCATGTTCAGCGAGCCCATGTAGCCCACGCTGCCGTCGACGACGAGGATCTTGCGGTGGTTGCGCAGGTCCGGGCGCTGGTACTTTCCCTCCAGGGGGAGCAGCGGGAGCATCAGCGCCCACTTGGCGCCCATGCTGTCCAGGCGTGCCTTGGTTTCCTTGTAGAACGGCTTGCCGCGGCAGGCCCAGTGGTCGAAGAGGACGTTGACCCGCACGCCGCGCGCAACCGCGCGTTCGAGCGCATCGAAGAACGGGCTGGTCGTCGCGTCCATGCTGAAGATGTAGAACTGCACGTGGACATAGTCCGTGGCGCCGTCCACCGCCTCGGTCATGACCGCGATGGTGTCCTCGTAGTCTTCCAGCAGGCGGCCGCTGCTTCCGTGCGTCAGGGGGAGCCCGCCGTAGGTCGTGTTCATTTCGGACAGGGAATTGAACCAGGCAGGGTTTCCCGAGAGGTCCTGGTTGCGGCGTTCCTCGATGGAGACGGCGCGCATGAAGGCGTTGATTTCGTCTTGGATCTCGCGGCGTTTGCGGGGGAGCTTGGGGCTTCCGATCAGGAGGAAGAAAATCACCCCGACGTAGGGGATCAGGAAGATCGCCAGCAGCCAGGCCATGCCGGAGGTCGGACGGCGGTTGCGCGGCACGAAAATGATTGCCAACACGCGAATCGTGATGTCAATGACGATGAGCGTGATGGCCCACCACAGCGCGTTGTTGAACATTCGTGCTTCTTTCCCCTACTGAGAACCGTGATCTTAGGGTTCACGCTAGTCGATGGGGGAAGGTTTCGGGGAGTGCCCGGAAGGACACAGTTACCCGAGTGCCTCGCATTCGTCGTCGCGAGGGGAGAAGAGAACCGGATTTTTCTTCCCGTCAAAGGTCTTCACCGGCCGGCTGAAGTCCCAGGCCGGCCATCCAGGATCGCCCATGGTTGCAAAGCAGACCCAGGCCTCGTGCATGGAGCTGGCCAGGGAATGGGGTGCGGCATTGCCAACCAACCCAACGGAATCGGGCAATGTGACGTTGTCGAAGACAAAGGGAAGATCCACCGCATGGGCCGCGCCAAGTTCCTCGACAGGGCTCTTCCAAGCGAATTCATAGACGTGGGTTTGTGCCCGGGCGTGGTAGCGGGCGTCGGCAACCTTGCTCATCGGCACCCGAAGCAGTTTGTCCGTCAGCAGGGCACCGAGGATCTCTCCCGGAGTGGCACCGGGGCGGTTCCGTTGGAACAGTTTCAGGGCGGAGCGTGGAATCCCGGCTTTCCGTCTGGCCATCGCCAGATAGAGTCCGTTGATCCGGGCGTCCAAACCCGTGGGGACCAGCCACAGCCGGGCCTCCTCGGTGGTGGTTCCGATCATGAGCGGCACGTTGCTGCCCTCCCCGTCAATCAGCGCGGCCAGCGGATCAATGGGAACCAACTCCGGGTCGATGGCCAAGGCGAATTGGGGCCCGCCGGACAGCGCGGTGACCCCGGAGAGGACCCTGGCTTGCGAAGCGAGAAGTTCGGCAGGGGTCTTCGCCATGAAATCCTCACGGGCATCCTGGATTCCAAGATCCTGGGCGATACGCTGGGAAATCCGCCGGGCCTTTGAGGCGGGCTGCGCACTCAACGGGGCGCTTTGGATAATCGCCCGCGCCATCAGGCTGTTGGCCCGGGGATGGGCCAGCAAGGCGGCAAGTGTATTGCCGCCAGCGGATTGCCCACATGCCGTGACCTGGGCGGGATCCCCGCCAAAGGCAGAGATATTGGCCTTGACCCACTCAAGGGCTGCAATTTGATCGGCAAGTCCAAGGTTCAACGGTGCATCCTCAAGCACCGAAAAGCCTTCGACGCCCAAGCGGTAATTCACCGAAACGAAAACAACAGCATCCCGCGCAAAAGCGCTCCCGTCGTACCCGGGGAGTGCGTTGGACCCGTGGCTCAAGGAACCGCCATGAAACCAGACCAGGACCGGCCGCAAGGTGTCACCGCGGCGCGGCGGGGCAAAGATGTTCACATTCAGGTAGTCGTCTCCTGAAATGATGACCGTGGGCAGGAGTCGTCCCAGGGGTCCTTCGTAGGCAACCTGCGGTGCCGTGGGCCCGGGGTCCGTGGCGGGACGGGGCTCGGTCCAACGCTGTGGCAGGACCGGCAGCGCGAAGCGAAGTTCCCCGACCGGCGCCGCTGCGTAGGGGATGCCCATGAAGCGCTCGATCCCGCCGGCCAGGACTCCCTCGACCGGACCGGAGAGCGTTCGCCTGATCACCGGAACGACTTGCTGTTGATCGCTTACGCTCATGAGTTTTCCCTCCCACCTGTTTGTGTGGCCAGTCCCCAAGACCAGATTAGCGGTGCAAGGTGGACATTGGCAGGGGGCGTATGCGACCGAATCCTCCCGCTCCGGAGTGCGGGGTTTCACGGACCGTGCCGGGGCTTTGCAGCGTTCTGGCCGGGAAAGCGAGACTGGCCGCACGGCTGCGGCGAATTCTATTGGCGCGTGAACGCACAGGTGGTCTGGCGATTGGAGGGGATGACCGGCTCGCCCGCGGCCGGGAACGCGCATGAAGCTATCTGGCTGCGCTCGCCGAAGCACCGCTACCCGAACGTTTCGCGGCGATATCCCCGGATGCCCCGATCGGCTTCGAATCGTGTTTGTGGCATGCGGCAAGGACGAACCACTCACGTGCACGCCGGGGCAGGCTTAGCGGTCGCCCATATAGGTCCAGTGCCACGGTTCGCCTTGGACCGTGTTCTTGAATCCAAAAGATCCGGCCCGCGTTTCCATCCACTGCAGCGCCTCGCTGGAGAGCTTCAGGTCGACGCTCAGTCCCAAACCGTGCTCGCTTTCGCCCGCGGGTGCCGCGGTTCCTCCGTCCGAAAGCAAGCCCTGGCGCTTGACGAGCCGTTCTTGCTCGGCCAGGGTTCGGTATGCGGAATTGACCTGAAGCTCGTGCCCGTCCTTGTGCAAGGCCTTTTTCATTTGGATGAAATGCTCGGCCGCCGCGGGTACCAATTTGCGGCCGGGAGCTATTTCCTCCAGCTCGTTTGTGGGGATTTTCCCGTTGCCGTATTTCGCACCGAGCAGGCCGATATTCTCTGTGCCATGCCCGACCGCCGTGGCGGACGTTGGATTCGCAAATCCGGAGGCCACCAGCTCCTTCTGTGGCCACAACGCGTATGCGAAACCGATCAACGACGCAATGACTATCGTCAGCGAGGTCGCCACAATGCCAATTCGCAGGATTCGGGAGAAGAGCGAGCGTGGTGTTTGCGAAGGAAATCTCATCATGTTCCAATTCTTCGCGTTTCCGGGTTCTGGCACATCAGGCCACGGTAGCTACATGAAAAGGCGCATATGGTACCCAAGGCTGAGGCTCCCGGTACCGCAGGCCGATAACGCCGGCACGCAACTACGCATAACGTTGGAGTATGCAGATCCCTGTTTTTTTCGTCGTCGGCGTGGTGCCGCTTCCGCAAACCTGTGCGTCGGCTCGATTGGATTCAGGCATTTGGGCGTGAAGAAGTCCCGGCCCGACAAGCCAACGCGTTCCTGGATCCGATGGCAGCCCGACGCAATAATTGCCGTTGTATTCATCTCCGTCGTGGTTTTCGGGCATGAGTATCTTCTTGGATGGCCCGGTGTTTGGAGATGGTTCCAGCCCACCAACCCCGCCGACGCCGTCGTGTTCATCGGTATCGCCGCGCTCGCGGTGGCATGCGCCAGGGCCATGCCGGGCCTGGCGATTTCCTTGGTCTGGCTTTCGACATTGCTGCAAGTGAACAGCAGGTTCGATATCCTGCTCAGCCAGCTGGCCGCACTCTATGTGGTGGGCATGGCCGCACGTTGCGGCAGCCGAACCTGGGTTGCGCTTTCGGGATTGTCAATCCTCGTGGGCTCAGTGCTCGGCACGCTGTACATGATTCGCATCGACTCATGGCTCGTGGGTCCGGTCATCCGTGCGGTGGAGTACAACCAATGGCCCAGCAACAACCAAGTGATCGCGGTGTTTGTCGCGACGGCGTCGATGATGACCCTGCCCTGGCTGCTTGGTTTGATGATCAGGCTCTTTGCCGGCAAACAATCGGCCGAGCTGTACACGGCCCAGGCACGTGAAGAGGCCGACAACGCGCTGGAACTTGCCCGGCTGCGCGCCGAGAACGCCGCGCTGGCACGCGACGTACATGACGTGGTGGGACACTCCCTGGCCGTGATCATCGCCCAGGCGGATGCAATCCGCTTTATCCCGGATTCGGATGTCGCAAAGATCCGTGAAACGACGGGAACCATAGCCGACGCGGCTCGCCGTTCCCTGGGGGAAGTGCGCCACGTGCTGTCGCAAACGGCCGAGGCGACGACGCCCGATCCGGGGAACGATCGCAGCATGGCCCTCAAAACGGCGCAGCTCGGTCTCCTGCCGCCGAGGACCTCGGACGTCTCGGCGATCCTGCACAACGTCAGGGCGACAGGATACGAAGTCACGGAGGAAACCCTAGGCGAGCCCGTGCCGTTGCCGGCTGGGCTGCTGCCGGTCATCAGGCGCATCGTCCAGGAGATGCTGGCCAACGCCCTGCATCACGGGACGGAAACCACGCCCATCTACGTGCGCCATTACTGGGGCACCACAAGCTACACCCTCAGCGTGACAAACTATTTTGAGGTTTCCGCACCGAATCCGCGGAGCGGAACCGGCCTCGGAGGCATGCGTGAACGGCTTGCCTCCGTCGCCGGAACGCTCAGCATCGATACGGATGAAGGCGTCGAAGGTGCCCCGAGCATATTCACGATCGCCGCGACTTTCCCGCTAAACAATGAATGGACAGCCCGTTGAACGACCAAGAGATCAGTGTGGTGTTGGTCGATGACCAGCAGCTTTTCCGTTCCGGGCTGGCGATCATCGTAGGTGCGCAAAAGGACATGGAAGTCGTGGGGCAGGCCGCAGACGGCACCGAAGCGCTGGAAGCCATTGCCGCGCACCAACCGGACGTGGTGCTCATGGACGTACAGATGTCGCCCATGGGCGGCGTCGAGGCAACGCGCAAGATCTTCTCGGACACCACCGGCCGATTCGGGAAGGTCCCGAAGGTCATCATGCTCACCACCTTCGACTGGGACCAGCATGCCGCCATGGCGGTCCGGCATGGAGCCAGCGGGTTCCTGCTGAAGGACAGCACCCCGGAATTCGTGTGCGAATCCATCCGGGCGGTGCATGCGGGGAATTCGGTGATTGCACCGCAGAATCTTGCCGCGCTGCTTGAAGCCGAACCGGTGCCCGTTCCCGAAGTTCCCGCGCTTTTCGACGACCTCACGGAGCGGGAAAAGGAAGTGTTCGCGGCTGTGGCGCTGGGGCTGGCGAACCAGGAAATCTCGGCAAAGCTGTTTCTGAGCGAATCGACGGTCAAAACCCACATCGGGGCGATCTTGCGCAAGCTCGACCTGCGCGACCGGGTCCAGATTGTCGTTTACTCATACGAAAGCGGGATCCGCCGCTAACCGGAATCGGCCCGCCGCCTGGCCGATGTATCGAGCATCACGTGGCGAGGATGCGGGCTATTGCAGGCATTGGCTGTAAAGTTCGAAGCAGCCAATACGCCTTTCTCAAGGTTTGTTGCGGCTAGGCCCCCACTGAGATTCGCCGTCGCTGTGGGGGCCGCTTTATTTAAGTTGTGCCGGCGGATCCGGCAGTTCAAGCAGCGACCAAGTCGCTTCCCGTGAGAGTTCCCGGGGGAACGTGCGCCGCGCGCACCGGCCATGCCCCAGCCTGTGACCTCCACCCCAATTGGGTGATGATTTCCCGGCCGAGATGCCTATACCTTCGCAATAGCGGGTGTGCCTATGCCCGGACGAAGGTAGTCACTATGGCCGAGATGCTTGATTCGATGAACAATGACGTCTCCCCTCAGCGAGACGCCATGCCCCTGGCTGGTCCGTGCCTCCTGCAATGCCTTGGCGTTGTGCGGCAGCGGTTCCGGCTGACAACGAACCCGCGAAATGCACTGGCCGGAACTCCTCTGGCATTCCCTTCGATTGGCTTTGGAACGAACACGGCCCATCCTGCTTCGATCCATCCGTCGGCGGCCGACCCGATGCCTCGTCCAGACACGATATCGCCCGGGAAGCAACCGGTATTCGCGGGAGCCGATGCGAACCACGCGCGGGTGCAACCCGCCCCTCCTTTTGCCACAGACCCTGTCGCCCCCTTCGAAACGAACGGAACTGTCGTGACAACAGCGAAGTCCGTGGAGGGTACCCTCTTCCAATTCGCCGGATCGGTTGAAGATTCGCCGGTTTCCGGCGTGTTTGTTGCGACTGGTGAGAAGGCCGGGATCGTAGACGGTCTCGAGTCCGCGGAAGATGGCGCGCTCACCGGCGCGGGCCGCATTCCAGACACCACCACTGAGGACGGTCTCCCTGTCACCTCGCGGTCCAGCGGGCCCTTCGGGGCCGGTCTCGCAGCGGAGGCCGAATCGATCGCGCTCGCGACGAACGCTGGCTTCACGCCGCTTGCGCTGCCGGCAGGCTCTCCCCATTTCCCGCAGGACGAGGCTCTCTTCGCCGGCGGTTCCGTACCGTCCCGACTTTGCTCGAAGTCCGGAACCGTCCCACCCACGAGTGCGGCTCCGAGGACCGTTTGCCAATTCGCTGACCACTTCGCCACCAACTGACAAGGGGAAACATCGTATGCCTGGCGTATCGAACGAAGAGCTCGCGAAGCGCATCGCGGAGCTTGAGGAAGAGAACCGCATCCTCAAGAACAAGGGCGGTGTATCGCCTCCGGGGTCCCTGCAGGCGACCACCGAACCCACGCCCCGCAAACCGCGCAGCTGGCCGTGGACGTTGCTGGCGACCGTTCTGATCGTGATCGGGGCGCTCCTCGCCCCGACGGCGATTGCTGCCTCCTGGGCGAAGATCGAGCTCACCGCCACCGACCGCTTCGTCGCCGCATATGCCCCGCTGGCCGACAATCCTGCGGTTCAAGCGTTCGTGGCGGACGAAGCGTCCAAAGCCATCGACCAGCACATTGACGTCCACAAATTGACTTCGGATATTATCGACGGCGTCACGGCACTCGGCACCGGCCCGTTGGCGACGAAGGCGCTCGAGTCCATGAAAGGTCCGGCTGCAGCGGGCATCCAAAACCTCATGCACAGCACCGTCGCCAACTTCGTCTCCTCAGATGCCTTCGCCGTCGTCTGGAGGGAAGCCCTGCGGGTCTCCCACAGCCAATTTGCCGGCGCCATGCAGAACGACCCGAATGCTGCGTTGCAGGTCGGCGGGGACGGAAGCCTTGGCATTGAACTCTCGCCGGTGATCGCCGCAGTCAAGAAAGCGCTTGTGGCGCAGGGCATCGACAT
It contains:
- a CDS encoding ABC transporter permease; this encodes MITAVELGLIYAIMALGVYLTFRILDFPDLTVDGSFTTGAAVASISIVNGVNPYIATILAFFVGSLAGVVTGLLHTKGKIDGLLAGILTMIALYSINLRIMGKANTPLLGETTVMSFLRENKLLGTWTSVALMFLGCMVVVALIVWFLRTDVGLAMRATGDNEEMIRSFGVSTDNQKILGLAISNGFVGLSGALIAQYQGFADIGMGIGVILIGLASVIVGQAIFGQKAIWIACIAVVFGSVIYRLVIQLALNAGLEVNDMKLISAVLVVVALILPQWKGFSKFGNRIRINGKAVAPKEDAVKTNA
- a CDS encoding ABC transporter ATP-binding protein — its product is MLEIKNINKTFFPGTVNERKALRDVNLTLNDAEFVTVIGSNGAGKSTILNMVGGKLRPDTGSVTIAGKDVTRLPDHARAKYIGRVFQDPMAGTAPNMSIEENMSLALGRGKLRGLAMGVNKAKRELFVEELKSLELGLEKRLKSKVGLLSGGQRQALSLLMATFSGPKILLLDEHTAALDPQRAALVARLTEEIVERHKLTTLMVTHNMEQALRLGSRLIMMHDGQIILDLDAEQKAKMTVPDLLHEFEKIKGAQLDDRTLLQ
- the cls gene encoding cardiolipin synthase, which encodes MFNNALWWAITLIVIDITIRVLAIIFVPRNRRPTSGMAWLLAIFLIPYVGVIFFLLIGSPKLPRKRREIQDEINAFMRAVSIEERRNQDLSGNPAWFNSLSEMNTTYGGLPLTHGSSGRLLEDYEDTIAVMTEAVDGATDYVHVQFYIFSMDATTSPFFDALERAVARGVRVNVLFDHWACRGKPFYKETKARLDSMGAKWALMLPLLPLEGKYQRPDLRNHRKILVVDGSVGYMGSLNMIDRTYNVKKNIERGLKWQELVLELRGPGVAALDAVFISDWYSETGEVLTESVRRAELVAAGDSLSRLGGSLIDHREDRGTMLTQVVPSGPGFERENNLRLFLGMIHAAQQRIVITSPYFVPDEALMYAITSAVARGVPVDLFVSEIGDQALVYHAQRSYYEELLRAGVRIYMYPAPYILHAKHFTVDDDVALIGSSNMDMRSFGLNMEVSMLVRDVGFVHQMREVEGHYRDISRLLTLDEWLKQPLRSTVLDNLARLTSALQ
- a CDS encoding carboxylesterase/lipase family protein; the protein is MSVSDQQQVVPVIRRTLSGPVEGVLAGGIERFMGIPYAAAPVGELRFALPVLPQRWTEPRPATDPGPTAPQVAYEGPLGRLLPTVIISGDDYLNVNIFAPPRRGDTLRPVLVWFHGGSLSHGSNALPGYDGSAFARDAVVFVSVNYRLGVEGFSVLEDAPLNLGLADQIAALEWVKANISAFGGDPAQVTACGQSAGGNTLAALLAHPRANSLMARAIIQSAPLSAQPASKARRISQRIAQDLGIQDAREDFMAKTPAELLASQARVLSGVTALSGGPQFALAIDPELVPIDPLAALIDGEGSNVPLMIGTTTEEARLWLVPTGLDARINGLYLAMARRKAGIPRSALKLFQRNRPGATPGEILGALLTDKLLRVPMSKVADARYHARAQTHVYEFAWKSPVEELGAAHAVDLPFVFDNVTLPDSVGLVGNAAPHSLASSMHEAWVCFATMGDPGWPAWDFSRPVKTFDGKKNPVLFSPRDDECEALG
- a CDS encoding M15 family metallopeptidase, translating into MMRFPSQTPRSLFSRILRIGIVATSLTIVIASLIGFAYALWPQKELVASGFANPTSATAVGHGTENIGLLGAKYGNGKIPTNELEEIAPGRKLVPAAAEHFIQMKKALHKDGHELQVNSAYRTLAEQERLVKRQGLLSDGGTAAPAGESEHGLGLSVDLKLSSEALQWMETRAGSFGFKNTVQGEPWHWTYMGDR
- a CDS encoding sensor histidine kinase, producing the protein MKKSRPDKPTRSWIRWQPDAIIAVVFISVVVFGHEYLLGWPGVWRWFQPTNPADAVVFIGIAALAVACARAMPGLAISLVWLSTLLQVNSRFDILLSQLAALYVVGMAARCGSRTWVALSGLSILVGSVLGTLYMIRIDSWLVGPVIRAVEYNQWPSNNQVIAVFVATASMMTLPWLLGLMIRLFAGKQSAELYTAQAREEADNALELARLRAENAALARDVHDVVGHSLAVIIAQADAIRFIPDSDVAKIRETTGTIADAARRSLGEVRHVLSQTAEATTPDPGNDRSMALKTAQLGLLPPRTSDVSAILHNVRATGYEVTEETLGEPVPLPAGLLPVIRRIVQEMLANALHHGTETTPIYVRHYWGTTSYTLSVTNYFEVSAPNPRSGTGLGGMRERLASVAGTLSIDTDEGVEGAPSIFTIAATFPLNNEWTAR
- a CDS encoding response regulator, with the protein product MNDQEISVVLVDDQQLFRSGLAIIVGAQKDMEVVGQAADGTEALEAIAAHQPDVVLMDVQMSPMGGVEATRKIFSDTTGRFGKVPKVIMLTTFDWDQHAAMAVRHGASGFLLKDSTPEFVCESIRAVHAGNSVIAPQNLAALLEAEPVPVPEVPALFDDLTEREKEVFAAVALGLANQEISAKLFLSESTVKTHIGAILRKLDLRDRVQIVVYSYESGIRR